In Panacibacter microcysteis, the genomic stretch TACCCGGTATGTGCTTCCTGTCGAGGTAGTGGCATGGTTCCTCGAGCAGCAATAGCCGGTGCCTGCCGAGCAATGCCCGCATCAGCAATATGGCCTGTATGTATTTCTTGGGTAGCCGCTTGCCAGCGGGGTCAAGAATATGATCATATCCTTCCTTCTGTGCCTGTACAAACTCATCAAGCCCGGTGATGGCAGCCAGATGGATCACTTCATTGATAGATACATCGGGGTTGCCCATTGTAATATTTTCCAGTAACGAGGCCTTGAATATATCCTGCAGGCTCAGCAATATCCCTGTCTGTCTGCGCAGAGATGCAAGCTCATAATTACCTACCGGCACTTCATCTACCAGCACGGCTCCTTCAAACTTGTTGAAAGCACCGGTCAGCAACCTTAGTACTGTTGATTTCCCGGAACCTGATTCTCCCATTACGGCCACATGTGTTCCCGGCTTTACATCGAAAGAAAGGTTGCGCAATACGTTGTTGTCACTCCCATAATGAAACACAACGTCTTTAAACCTCACCGCAACGCCTTGATTGGTTGTGGGCAATACCACACTGCCATCTTTTTCTATCTCGCTGCCGGTAACTTTACCTAGTTTTTCCAGTGCGGTAAGTACATCATACACTTTGTCGAGGTTTAGAATAAATTTCTCCACTGCGGTGATCACGGTAAGTATTACCAGTTCTGCAGCTACAAACTGGCCCACGTTTAGTTGCTGGTCAATCAGCAGCACCGCACCTACAATCAGCATCGCCGCCGTAATCAGCACTTTAAAAACGATCAGGCTCCAGTATTGCTTTTGTAATATCCTGAAATGTTCGGTACGCGCCTTCAGGTAACCCGATGTAAGCTGGTCCGTTTCCTTCAGGTGAATTTGTGTTCCTTTAGAGTATTTGAAGGTTTTCACCGTACGGGCAATTTCTTCTATCCATCCGGCAACGCTAAACTTGAAATCGCTGGCCAGCACATTTGTTTCCATGCCTTTTACCGAAGTAAAACGCAATATCAGTATCAGCACAAGGAACAGTGCAATACCAAAAACAATAAAAACGGGGTGATAAAAAGAGAGTAAGATCAATCCAAACAATAACTGGATAGTGGCGGTAGGAATATCAATCAGCAGCTTGCCTATACCTTTCTGCAGGGAAACAGTGTCAAAAAAACGGTTTACCAGTTCAGGCAGGTAGTAGCTGTCCATTTTTTGCACGTTAATTTTGGGCAGCCTGTCCGTAAACTCAAATGCATAACGAACAAAAATCTTCTGCTCAATTTTTTCCACTACCTGCATTTGTTTTACCTGTAACAATCCGGTAAAAAAGACGCCCACTACAACAAAACAGATGAGCACTACCATGGAGGTTGAAATAGAACCAGCCAGTACGAAACTTATAATTGTCTGAATACCAAGCGGCACAGAGAGCGCCAGCAACCCGCTGAAGATTGCATAAGCATAAATTGCGTAGAAATCTTTCTTGTCTGCTTTTAAAAATGAAAAAAAACGCGATAAAGCCCTTCCAAGAACATTGGTGCCCAAGTCTGCCATGTAAAAGAATGTTGAATGATTAAAGGTTATTAATCTTAGCTGCAATAAACAAACTCTTTTAGAAAATTGTTCATATTGCAGATAATATAATTGTAAAAAAAATCTTAATACCTTCTAATAATCATTCAGAAACCACTACTTATAACCAAACCAGGGCTTTATTTCTAATCACATTCTAATCTCAGAGAAGTTTATCAAAGTGTATGGGCAGATCATTGATCCGTTTTCCGGTAGCGTGAAAGATAGCATTGGCAATTGCGGCAGGCACAGCTACCAGCCCTATCTCCCCTACGCCCTTTACGCCCAGTTCGTTGATCAGGTTGTCTTCCTCATCAGCAAAAATTACCTCCAGGTCATTAATATCAGCGTGTACTGGTATATGATATTCGGCCAGGTTGGTATTAATGTATTTTGCCGCTTTTTTGTCAGTAACCGTTTCCTCCATCAGCGCTTTACTTATACCCCATACCATAGACCCAAGTATCTGGCTGCGCGCCGTTTTTGGGTTAATAATCCTGCCCGCTGCAACGGCACTTACTGCTCTGGTTACGGTAACTGTCTTTAACTCTTTGTCCACCTCCACCTCTACAAATACGGCACTGTGCGTGGCCTTGCTAAACTTTCGTAGTTTAAACGCATGAGGAGCACCCATGCCTGTCGCTTTCACCGCACGTCCTTTGTTTAGCGCGATAACATCTGCAAAAGACAAATAAATGCTTTCATCTTCCTTCAGGCAGATCCTGCTGTCTTTGAAAATGACATCTTCGGTTTTAGCCTTACCAAAAGTGGTGTTGCCTGCCTGCTTTATTTGTTTGAGTATTTTCTTCTTCAGTTCATTGGCTGCCACCACTATACCGGAACTTGTTGAGGCAGTCACCGAAGAACCACCCTGGAACATGGAAAAAGGATAGCTGCTGTTGCCATAGTTGAAGATGATATCCTCCATAGGCAGGCCAAATACATCAGCCGCAATCTGCGTCATAATGGTATAGGTACCCGTACCAATATCTGTAACCGCATTATTGATCTCAATTTTACCTTCGGTAGTAAGCATGGCTGCCACCCTCGATGGAAACTGGAACGCATCCCATATACCGGTTGCCATTCCATAACCCACCAATTTGTTTCCTCTTGTCATGCTGCCGGGCTGCGGGTTTCGCCTGTCCCAGCCAAAATGAGCGGCAGCTTTGGTATAGCATTCCTTTAATGCTTTGCTGGTATAACGCTTACCGGTTGACGGATCTGCCGCTGCATAATTTTTAAGTCTTAATGCAACCGGGTCCATATCAAGTTTATACGCCAGTTCATCCATCATACACTCTATTGCATGCATTCCGGTGCTGCCACCTGGCGCACGCATATCCAGCGGCGTTGGTACATCGAGCGGAACAAGTTTGTATTCAAACAGTGTATTGGGACAAGGATATAATTTGTGGCTCCATGAAGAAACTGTTTCTGTATAATCTTCGTACTGAGATGTTTCAGAAACGGTTGAGTGGTTCATCGCCATCATAATGCCTTCTTCTGTTGTGCCAAAACGCAGCGACTGTATGCTTTGCGGCCTGTGTGCAAACGCAAACATTTGTTTTCTTTCCAGCACCACACGCACATTACGCTTCATATGCAACGATGCCATCACACACAAAAAAAGCTGGTACTGCGGCCGTAGCCCTGCGCCAAAACCTCCGCCAACAAATGGCGCCAGTACTTTCACGTCTTTGAACTTCAGGCCAAATATGTTGGCTACAAAAACCTGGCTGTTGATCGTGCCCTGTGTTTTGTCATAGATCGTCAGCTTTCCTTTGCCTTCATACACCGTCGTAGTAGCAAACAACTCCATCGGGTTGTGATGCTCTGTTCCATGTGTATAAACTGCTGACGCTTTTACCGGCGCACTTTCGAAGGCCGCCTCAAAATCCCCGGTGGGCGGCGGTGGTGGCGGTTTTAAAGCTGTTGCCAGTCCTTTTTTTGGTTCTCTCGCTTTTGTGGTATGGTCGGGCAGGTATGTATCTGCATGTACTGATTCATAATCGATTTTTACAAGGGTCGATGCGTACCGTGCAGTTTCATAATCGTTGGCCAGCACCAATGCTACAGGCTGCCCGAAAAAATGAACGGTTGTATCGCGTAACGGTTTTAATACCATACCGGGCGGCGCATCCATGTCTGCATATTGAATATCAAACCACGCAAGCTTTGTGCGGTTGTTGTGTGTTAATATTTCCACTACTCCGTCAACAGCCATCGCCTTGTCTATATCAATATTTGTAATGGTACCTTTAGCTATTGTACTGCATACTACGTAACCATATAGCAGGTCGGGCACTTCATATTCTGCGGCATATTTTGCGGTACCTGTTACTTTCTGTTTTCCTTCGAGCCTGCTTACAGGCTGCCCGGTAAATGATGCTTTGGTCATAAGTGCTCGATATATTTACTAACTCAAAAATCAGTGTATGAAAAAATATTGTTTTGCCGGCTGTAGTGCTAATGGCATCGCCTGTTGTGTCACTCACTTGTACGACAGATCACAATGCAACAACGAAACTCCATGGCCTGGTTCGTAGATAAGATAATCTTTGTGTTACTACCTGCAAGGCTTATAGTTATTATAATGATGGTTGTGCGCCCGGCAACTGGCTCTCAGGCTCCAGGGCCATCAATCCACAACGAATAACAGCACGCTTTGCAAGCTCTATTTTAAAATGGTTGTGTTCAAAGCCCTGCGCCCCTGCCAAAATAATATCTGCCGCATCAGCAAAACTGGCAGCATCTGCGCTTTTACCTTTCAGCATTTCCTCTGCTTCTTTTATGCGCCATGGTTTGTGCGCCACGCCGCCAAGTGCTATCCTTGCTTCCGTTATATGGTTTTCATCAAGTTCCAGTGCAATGGCTACAGATACCAACGCAAATGCGTAGGAATGCCTGTCGCGCAACTTCAGGTAAGCATAATTTTTTGCAAAGCCTTTTGCAGGCAACTCTATACCTGTTATCACTTCTCCGTATTTCAGATTATTGTCTATCTCCGGCGTATCGCCCGGCAAGCGGTGAAAATCTTCAAAGCCTATGCTGCGGTTACCTGTAAGACCAGAAACATGCACTGTTGCATCCAAAGCGGCTAACGCCACACACATATCCGATGGAAACACTGCAATACATTGTTCACTGGCACCCAGTATGGCGTGAATGCGGTTGTAGCCTTCTCTGGCCGGGCAACCAGATCCAGGGAGCCGTTTGTTGCATGGTGAATTGGAGTCATAAAAATAATAGCAACGTGTACGCTGTAAAAGGTTGCCGCCATTGGTGGCCATATTACGGATCTGCGGCGAAGCACCTGCCAAAATCCCCCTGGACAACAATGGATAACGGCCCTCTATCACAGGATGGTAAGCCGTTTCCGCGTTCGTCATTAAAGCGCTCAGTAAAACGCTTCCATCTTCGTTTTCCTTTATCCCTTTTTCTCCTGAAATACCATTAAGATCAATCATCACAGACGGATGCAGGAGATCGTATTTCCAGAGGTCTATAATGTTGGTACCGCCGGCCACATAAACTGCCCCGTCTGTAGTATTGCTTTTATCAAAAGCTTCATCTGCTGTTGCAGGGTGCAGGTAATCAAAATTATTCATTGGTTCCTCCATCTTTTACTTCCATGATTGCATCTATAATACCTACGTTTGCCCCACAGCGGCACAGGTTGCCGCTCATGAGTTCTTTTACTTCCGTACGGGTGTTTGCCCGTCCTTCCTGTAGCAACCCTACTGCACTACATATCTGCCCCGGCGTACAATAACCGCACTGGAACGCATCATGTTTAATGAACGCTTCCTGCAGCGGGTGCAGCACATCTCCTTCTGCCAAACCTTCTATAGTTATAATAGCTGAATTGTCTTTCATTACTGCAAGAGTAAGGCAACTTAAAATGCGTTTACCATCGCATAAAACCGTGCAGGCCCCACACTGCCCGTGATCGCAGCCCTTTTTAGTACCTGTTAGTTTTAATCTTTCGCGTAGTGCATCGAGTAAGGATACCCATGGCAACACAGACAGCTCGTGTGCTGTATGATTAACTGTTAAATGAATAGTAGGCATAAAATAATTTAGAAGAGGAATACTCTCCCACCACTATAATATCATGCCATGTATAACAGCGTGTGTTTCATAAAAAATTAAAATGCAGTTTTACGCAAGTACGAAAAAAATGACGCTAACTGTTGCATCTTTTCGCCATTTACGTTTATGGCACAGCCTGCTTCCCGCAAAACGGCTAGCTAAACCGACGATCTGTTAAATACCGTACGACACACATGTTTACTTATGGTATACAAATTGAATGCATTCTTTAAACAATCATTGAGATCATGAAGAGCATAAACCATATACCGCAGCAAAAACCATTGATGGAAAAGTTTGCGGGCTACGCAGCCAATATTACCGGGAGCACCACTGCCATTGTTATTGCATTCGTTATCATTCTTGCGTGGGCATGCGCCGGCCCTTTCTTTCATTATTCTGAAACATGGCAACTGGTAATAAATACGGGCACTACCATCATTACATTTTTGATGGTGTTCCTTATACAAAAGTCGCAAAACAAAGAATCGCTGGCCGTGCAGCTAAAGCTTAACGAGATTATTGCCGCACAGGAACGCGCAAGCAACAGGCTGATAGATGTAGAGGGCCTTACAGAAGATGAGTTGAAGACGATTCACCAGTATTATTGTGCGCTGAAGCAGAAAGCTGAACTCGAAGATTCACTCCAGGAATCTCACTCGATTGAAGATGCGGAGATTAACCACGAGTTTAAACAGGAACAAAGCCTGCACAAAAGAAAAAATAAGAAAGCAAATACACAGCAGCATCGCAAAGGCGCATGACCGTGCAATATCGACGTGGCTGTTCACTGCTGAGCAGCGCTACCAGGCGTACAAGTGAGTGACACAACCACAGCTTCATTGAAATACCGCTGCCGGTTACATTATCTTTTATATTTACCCGTTTTCTTCAAACTGTAGCAGCAGCTTGTCCAGAGCTTTCTGCATATCGATGCCTTTGCCCAGCACCTTTTTGAAAATGTCACCTTCATGCTTTAAACGATCCATCATATTGGCGATAGTAAAGGACCTCATTTGCAATCCCTTTTTTACTTCTTCCCAATGTAACGGTGCCGAGACTGTGCCGCCTGGCTTGGGTCTTGCGGAATAAGGTGCTGCAAGGGTAGCCTGTGGCCTGTTCTGCAGGAAATCCAAATACAGCTTGCCTTTGCGCAGCCTGGTAGCACGTTCAATACTCGTAAAACGAGGCAACTGTGCATGCACCAGTTTAACAATTACCCGGGCAAATTCTTTTGATTGCTCATAGGTATATTTTGCACCGAGCGGAATATAAATATGCATGCCCGTTGAGCCGGAAGTCTTTACATAGGATGTAATGTTGGCGCTGTCTAACACCTGCTTTGTAACAAGCGCCGCTTCTATCACCTGCTCAAAAGGATTGTTATCAGGATCAAGGTCAATGATACACCAGTCAGGCTCGTTGGGCTTTTGTACGCGACTACTCCACGGGTTGATCTCAATGCAACCAAGCGATGCCATGTACAAAAGGTCTTCTTCATTTGTACAGACCAGGTATTCCTTGTCTTTGTTGTCGGCATCGCTTCGATAAGGAAATGTTTCCAGCCATTCCGGGGCCTTGCCCGTTACATCTTTCTGGTAAAAACTTTTACCATCAATACCGTTTGGATGCCGGTTTAACGATTGTGGCCGGTCTTTTAAATAAGGTAGCATATATGGCGCCACCTGGTAGTAATAATTGATAAGGTCGCGTTTTGTGTATTTTTCTTTGGGCCAAAAAATCTTTGACAAATTGGTGAACTTCAATTCATGTTTATTGATCACCCGAACCTGGGTCTCGTCCGTGGGATTCAATAACGTTTTACGCTTGCCTGCAGCAACAGGTTTGATCATTTTTTGTTTGTCAATTACAGATGATGCTGCTGTAAGCCGTTTTGCAGGCAAAGGTTTTTCCTCTTTTACGTCGGCAGCTTTCTTATCATCCCGCATACCTTCAAATGATGGATGACGCATTACGCCATCACCGGTGATTTCTGTATACGAAACCTCACAAACCAATGCAGGCTTAAGCCACGTAACAGATGCCTTCGGCGGGTGAGGCCTGAAGCGGCTGGGTTTGTTTACATCGGGCTCGGTATCAAAAGGGCTCGTTTTCCTTATGAGCGGCTTAAATGTTTTCATCATCTGCTGCTGCATTTGTTCATTGAAACCCGTACCTATCTTGCCGGTGTAATGAAGCGTTCCATCCCTGAACACACCAACCAATAAAGCACTGAATAATTTCGAACTGTCTTCATTGTTTGTATAGCCACCAATCACCACTTCATGCCTTGCCTGCACTTTTATTTTTAACCATTCCCTCGATCTTGCACCGGGTGCATACAAAGACTCCTTTTTCTTGGCTATAATACCCTCCAGGTGCATTTTCGAAGCAGCATCAAAAAATTCGATACCAGACGTTTCGAATGCGTTGCTTATCCTGATGCTTTCATTTTCGGTAATGGTCTCCATTAACTTTTGCCTGCGCACTGTAAGCGGCAACTGCAGCAACTCTTCGCCATTGAGCCACAATATGTCAAACACGTAAAACAATAAAGTGCCATCTGCTTCGCTGCGCCAGTTTTGCAAATCACCAAATTTCGAAATACCTTCTTCACCGGCTACAATTACTTCCCCATCGAGCACAGCATTGACCTTCAGTTGACCAAGCGCCGTGTGCAACGGATAAAATTTTTCGTTGAATGACTTGTTGTTTCTCGATTTCAATTCCACCGAGCCATCGTTCACATAAGCAATACACCTGTAACCATCCCACTTTATTTCGTAAATCCATCCCGGTTCATCAAAAGGTTTGTCTGTCAACGTTGCAAGCATCGGCTCTATGTTTACAGGTACTGAAAAAGCAGCCTTTTTAGCCGGCTTTTCCTGTAACTTCTTCGGTTTGTCTTTTACAGTCGTTCCGGGATCAATCGTTTTCCTGCTGTATACTTTTCCAGGATTTTTTTCTATCTGCAGGAGTGTTTTGCCAGATACAACAGATTTATCTTTCCTTGTAATATCTGTATCTTTTGCGTACTTGTCTTTTGCCTTCATCAGCAGCCAGCTGTTTTCTCCCTGGTAAGCAGATTTAACCAGTGCATACTCGCCTTTCAGTTTTTTGCCGTGCATTATAAAGACCAGCTTACCCTTGCGCAACTGCTGCAGCAGGTCTTTTTCCGCTTCCTTTTTTGTAGCGTGCTTCGTCATTGGCTCGTAAGTGCCTTCATCCCACACCATTACGGTTCCGCCACCATACTGGCCCTTTGGTATAATACCTTCAAAGTCCTTGTAATCGTACGGGTGATCCTCCACCATCATCGCCAGCCTTTTCACTGAGGGGTCAACAGACGGGCCTTTCGGAACAGCCCAGCTTTTTAAAACGCCATCCATTTCCAGGCGAAAATCATAATGCAGGTGCGTTGCATCATGCTTTTGTATTACAAATTTCAATGTAACGTTTTCGGGTTTGCCACCTTTTGGCTCCGGCGTTACTTTAAAAGAACGCTTTTTCCGGTATTGCGCAAGACTCATAAGTATTATTTGGTCAGCAGCATTACTACTATCGCCTGCTGTTGTGTCACTCACTTGTACGTTCAGATCATTTTTCAACAAGGGTTCTGCCAGCGTTTGTGATATTGCCGGGCACTTTACAAAAGCGAGGTCTGCACTCCGCTTTCTGTATGAAAAACGGTCAGCAGCAATATTGTTTCTTCTATAGCAGTGGCATTAAAAGGCTGGCTGCTGTGTAATACGACAATATTTCCTTTTGTCATATTCTTCTTGCCCTGCGTAGATTCAAAACTGATCATGCCTTCAACCACCTGGGCAGTAACAAGCGCATCAACTTCCTGTGGCAACAATGTAGCACCACCTTTCAGCAACATCACAGTAATTGTTACTTCGCCGTTTTTAAAAACCGTAATCGCATTCCGGTCATTCTTTTCCCACGCTTTTTCTTCCTTTATTTTTGCAATATGCTCCGGAATACTGATGTATAGCTGAGATGCATCCAGTAATCTTGATCCCTCGGGACGGTTGGCTGTTGCTTCATTGTACTTCATATAAATAATCTTTTGGTGTTATATAACAGGGAACAATTTTCCTGCCAGTCAGTTTTTGTTGATATTTCACCCGTTCTTAACCAACTCCTGTTGTGCTCAGGCATTTCTGTACCGGCAGCAGTATTAATTGAACATCACATACATTTTTGACCGGTAAATGGTAAGACCAACCACCGGTTGCGGGCTTAAAACCACAGAATGTATTATGGGGTACAGTCTTTGACTACCTGTAACAAACAATAGTCAAAATGGAAACAGGTAACGCGCTTAATCTTTCGCTCAACGTTCCCGATACAACAAAACCGAGGGTAGTTATAGTCGGCGGTGGTTTTGGCGGTTTATACACGGCGAAAAAGCTCAGTACAAAATACTTCCAGGTGGTCTTGTTTGACAAACACAATTATCACACATTTCAACCGCTGCTCTACCAGGTAGCTACGGCGGCACTACAACCAGATTCTATTGTTGGGCCGCTTCGTAAGATCTTCACCAACAGAGACGATTTTCATTTTCGCATGCTAAAGGTGTTGAGTATTAATAATGAAACACAGGAAATAACAACCACTGCGGGAAACCTTCATTTCGATTATCTCATCATTGCAACCGGCATGAAGACAAATTTCTTTGGCAACAAAGAGATTGAACAATATGCCTTACCAATGAAGACTATTCCGAATGCACTCAACCTGAGAAGCCATTTGATGCAGATGTTTGAGTGGGCTAGCATGACGCAGGATAAAACGCAGCAGGACAAGATATTGACTATTGTGCTGGCAGGCGCAGGCCCTACCGGTGTGGAACT encodes the following:
- a CDS encoding (2Fe-2S)-binding protein → MPTIHLTVNHTAHELSVLPWVSLLDALRERLKLTGTKKGCDHGQCGACTVLCDGKRILSCLTLAVMKDNSAIITIEGLAEGDVLHPLQEAFIKHDAFQCGYCTPGQICSAVGLLQEGRANTRTEVKELMSGNLCRCGANVGIIDAIMEVKDGGTNE
- a CDS encoding FAD binding domain-containing protein; this encodes MNNFDYLHPATADEAFDKSNTTDGAVYVAGGTNIIDLWKYDLLHPSVMIDLNGISGEKGIKENEDGSVLLSALMTNAETAYHPVIEGRYPLLSRGILAGASPQIRNMATNGGNLLQRTRCYYFYDSNSPCNKRLPGSGCPAREGYNRIHAILGASEQCIAVFPSDMCVALAALDATVHVSGLTGNRSIGFEDFHRLPGDTPEIDNNLKYGEVITGIELPAKGFAKNYAYLKLRDRHSYAFALVSVAIALELDENHITEARIALGGVAHKPWRIKEAEEMLKGKSADAASFADAADIILAGAQGFEHNHFKIELAKRAVIRCGLMALEPESQLPGAQPSL
- a CDS encoding low affinity iron permease family protein; protein product: MKSINHIPQQKPLMEKFAGYAANITGSTTAIVIAFVIILAWACAGPFFHYSETWQLVINTGTTIITFLMVFLIQKSQNKESLAVQLKLNEIIAAQERASNRLIDVEGLTEDELKTIHQYYCALKQKAELEDSLQESHSIEDAEINHEFKQEQSLHKRKNKKANTQQHRKGA
- the ligD gene encoding DNA ligase D; the encoded protein is MSDTTAGDSSNAADQIILMSLAQYRKKRSFKVTPEPKGGKPENVTLKFVIQKHDATHLHYDFRLEMDGVLKSWAVPKGPSVDPSVKRLAMMVEDHPYDYKDFEGIIPKGQYGGGTVMVWDEGTYEPMTKHATKKEAEKDLLQQLRKGKLVFIMHGKKLKGEYALVKSAYQGENSWLLMKAKDKYAKDTDITRKDKSVVSGKTLLQIEKNPGKVYSRKTIDPGTTVKDKPKKLQEKPAKKAAFSVPVNIEPMLATLTDKPFDEPGWIYEIKWDGYRCIAYVNDGSVELKSRNNKSFNEKFYPLHTALGQLKVNAVLDGEVIVAGEEGISKFGDLQNWRSEADGTLLFYVFDILWLNGEELLQLPLTVRRQKLMETITENESIRISNAFETSGIEFFDAASKMHLEGIIAKKKESLYAPGARSREWLKIKVQARHEVVIGGYTNNEDSSKLFSALLVGVFRDGTLHYTGKIGTGFNEQMQQQMMKTFKPLIRKTSPFDTEPDVNKPSRFRPHPPKASVTWLKPALVCEVSYTEITGDGVMRHPSFEGMRDDKKAADVKEEKPLPAKRLTAASSVIDKQKMIKPVAAGKRKTLLNPTDETQVRVINKHELKFTNLSKIFWPKEKYTKRDLINYYYQVAPYMLPYLKDRPQSLNRHPNGIDGKSFYQKDVTGKAPEWLETFPYRSDADNKDKEYLVCTNEEDLLYMASLGCIEINPWSSRVQKPNEPDWCIIDLDPDNNPFEQVIEAALVTKQVLDSANITSYVKTSGSTGMHIYIPLGAKYTYEQSKEFARVIVKLVHAQLPRFTSIERATRLRKGKLYLDFLQNRPQATLAAPYSARPKPGGTVSAPLHWEEVKKGLQMRSFTIANMMDRLKHEGDIFKKVLGKGIDMQKALDKLLLQFEENG
- a CDS encoding peptidase domain-containing ABC transporter, which gives rise to MADLGTNVLGRALSRFFSFLKADKKDFYAIYAYAIFSGLLALSVPLGIQTIISFVLAGSISTSMVVLICFVVVGVFFTGLLQVKQMQVVEKIEQKIFVRYAFEFTDRLPKINVQKMDSYYLPELVNRFFDTVSLQKGIGKLLIDIPTATIQLLFGLILLSFYHPVFIVFGIALFLVLILILRFTSVKGMETNVLASDFKFSVAGWIEEIARTVKTFKYSKGTQIHLKETDQLTSGYLKARTEHFRILQKQYWSLIVFKVLITAAMLIVGAVLLIDQQLNVGQFVAAELVILTVITAVEKFILNLDKVYDVLTALEKLGKVTGSEIEKDGSVVLPTTNQGVAVRFKDVVFHYGSDNNVLRNLSFDVKPGTHVAVMGESGSGKSTVLRLLTGAFNKFEGAVLVDEVPVGNYELASLRRQTGILLSLQDIFKASLLENITMGNPDVSINEVIHLAAITGLDEFVQAQKEGYDHILDPAGKRLPKKYIQAILLMRALLGRHRLLLLEEPCHYLDRKHIPGILSFLKEDSNATIIITTNDPEIAGCCDEVLLLNEGQLQARGTWEIIKNKIA
- a CDS encoding xanthine dehydrogenase family protein molybdopterin-binding subunit; the protein is MTKASFTGQPVSRLEGKQKVTGTAKYAAEYEVPDLLYGYVVCSTIAKGTITNIDIDKAMAVDGVVEILTHNNRTKLAWFDIQYADMDAPPGMVLKPLRDTTVHFFGQPVALVLANDYETARYASTLVKIDYESVHADTYLPDHTTKAREPKKGLATALKPPPPPPTGDFEAAFESAPVKASAVYTHGTEHHNPMELFATTTVYEGKGKLTIYDKTQGTINSQVFVANIFGLKFKDVKVLAPFVGGGFGAGLRPQYQLFLCVMASLHMKRNVRVVLERKQMFAFAHRPQSIQSLRFGTTEEGIMMAMNHSTVSETSQYEDYTETVSSWSHKLYPCPNTLFEYKLVPLDVPTPLDMRAPGGSTGMHAIECMMDELAYKLDMDPVALRLKNYAAADPSTGKRYTSKALKECYTKAAAHFGWDRRNPQPGSMTRGNKLVGYGMATGIWDAFQFPSRVAAMLTTEGKIEINNAVTDIGTGTYTIMTQIAADVFGLPMEDIIFNYGNSSYPFSMFQGGSSVTASTSSGIVVAANELKKKILKQIKQAGNTTFGKAKTEDVIFKDSRICLKEDESIYLSFADVIALNKGRAVKATGMGAPHAFKLRKFSKATHSAVFVEVEVDKELKTVTVTRAVSAVAAGRIINPKTARSQILGSMVWGISKALMEETVTDKKAAKYINTNLAEYHIPVHADINDLEVIFADEEDNLINELGVKGVGEIGLVAVPAAIANAIFHATGKRINDLPIHFDKLL